The Candidatus Poribacteria bacterium genome contains the following window.
TTCGATTCCAATTTGCCCCTCATCAATTTTCCACTGGATGCCTACCGGAAGTCCGAAAATGCGATGGCGCACACCCCAAAAACTTTCCGATCTGCCGACTTGTTCCGCGATTGCTTTATAAGTGCCGAGTTCCCGATATAAAGTATCTATAACCTTGGCAATTTCTGAGGGTTTCCTTGTATTTTCAGATGTTAGAAGTTCTTTCGCTGTGCTAGTATCCATCGGTATCTTGTTTACCTCTTAAGAGTTTCTGCTATCATGTGACCTATGATAACTCGCTCATTATCCAAACCTCTCTCTATTCCCCATTGTAGCAAATCGTCATACAATTCAGTTGGAATTGCATATTCTACAACAAGCCTGGACTCTTCTCGTCTTTTTTTGAGATTAGCATTCAAATCAGTAATAGAAGCCTTGTTTCCCAACTGCTTTATGGTTTCAATAGCATGCTTCCGATCATCCCTACCAAGTCCAAGATACCATGAGGCTCGGTCTTCCATTGCTTGTTTGCTTCGCTCTATGTTATACGAGTCAATTGTATTTGTCGCAATCGCATCCGCGGCGGTTTCAGTAAGTACCTTACTGTTTACCATCTCCATAACAGTTTTTGGCAAATAGACAAGGCGATAATACTTCTGAATTGTGATAACTTCTACACCAAGGAATTCCGCGGCAAGTTTCATTGCCTCATTTGCCGTATGTCCGTTGCCCTCGTATTGCTTATAAATCTTTTCCGTCCAGTATGCTTTGTCACTCGCTGAGAGACTCTCACGAGCTTCATTTTCGCCCCATGAACGCTGAATAGCTTCATCGTCGTTCAACTTCTCTATAAACGCAGGAATTTCTTTCAGACCGAGTGCTAAACACGCCTTTAACCTGCATTGCCCCGTAACATTCTGATAGTCGTATGTAGAATGAGTATCAGGATGCGGGCGAATGACAATCGGTTGATCTGGCCAATACCCGTGTTGTTTGATAGACGCTTTCACTTTCTTAACATTTTCTTCTACACCTTGCCGACGCACGTTGATTGTGCTATCTGGATCAATGGCAGTTACATCAATCATCTGAATTGTGTTCATCATTTTTATATTTCCTTTTTCTAAAACAAAACAGGGACATACACCGAAGCGCACATCCCTGTTTTTAGCGTATGCCTACTTTAAGATGACCATCTTGCGAAGCGACGAAATTTCGTCCGTTTCCAATTGGTAGAAATACACGCCGCTCGCCACCTGTTCGCCAGAAGCGTTCCGACCGTCCCAATACGCCGCACGTTCGCGATCCGTATAGTAGCCAGCCGACTGCTGACCCAACTGCAACGTCCGAACCACAACACCGTTCGCGGCAT
Protein-coding sequences here:
- a CDS encoding ParB/RepB/Spo0J family partition protein, translated to MMNTIQMIDVTAIDPDSTINVRRQGVEENVKKVKASIKQHGYWPDQPIVIRPHPDTHSTYDYQNVTGQCRLKACLALGLKEIPAFIEKLNDDEAIQRSWGENEARESLSASDKAYWTEKIYKQYEGNGHTANEAMKLAAEFLGVEVITIQKYYRLVYLPKTVMEMVNSKVLTETAADAIATNTIDSYNIERSKQAMEDRASWYLGLGRDDRKHAIETIKQLGNKASITDLNANLKKRREESRLVVEYAIPTELYDDLLQWGIERGLDNERVIIGHMIAETLKR